Part of the Sporosarcina sp. FSL K6-2383 genome is shown below.
TTTCCACCTAACTCAAGTGTGACAGGGATGGCCGTTTGTGAAGCGTATTGCATAATGAGACGACCTGTTGTTGTTTCACCCGTAAACGCAATTTTACCGATGCGTGAGCTTGAAGCTAGCGGCTTCCCCGCCTCTAAACCAAAACCGTTGACGATATTCAATACGCCAGCTGGCAATAAATCTTCAATTAATTCCACAAGCACCAAAATAGATGCTGGCGTCTGTTCTGCTGGTTTCAACACGACGCAGTTCCCTGCTGCAAGTGCTGGTGCTAGCTTCCACACAGCCATTAAAATCGGGAAATTCCAAGGAATGATTTGTCCCACAACACCGATTGGCTCATGGAAATGATACGCTACCGTGTCATTGTCAATCTGACTGACGCCACCTTCTTGTGCACGAATCGCACTAGCAAAATAGCGGAAATGGTCGATAGCAAGCGGCAAGTCAGCATTCAACGTTTCACGAACTGCTTTGCCATTTTCCCACGTTTCTGCAACTGCCAGCATCTCCAAATTTTGTTCCATACGATCAGCAATTTTCAATAAAATATTTGAACGTTCCGTAACAGACGTTTTTCCCCAAGCGTCTTTTGCAGCATGTGCAGCATCCAATGCCAATTCAATATCTTCTGCAGTTGATCGGGCTACCTGTGTAAATACCTTACCTGTCACCGGAGTTGGATTGTCAAAGTATTGGCCATTCACTGGTGCTGTCCATTTACCGCCGATAAAATTCTCATAACGCTCCTTGAAATTTACCTTTGCTCCTTCTGTGTTCGGAAAAGCATAAACTGGATTTTCTACCGTTTGAACCATTCTCCATTCCTCCTTGTATGTTGAAATTTTCACATCCCGCTACTATACGTTGCAAACCCCTTCAGTATGCATCCATCATATTCCAAACGTAATGTATGCGCTTACAATACACCTGAAATAAAAAAGGAGCTCGTCTCCCGACTCTATCAAACTATATAGAATAATTCAATTATTTGTTTTCGTGATATTTCGACAAGCCACTCATTTCTTCATCAATTGTTAACTTCCCGGTAATAATTTGTTCATATTTAACTTTTAGAATAAAGATAATCAGATTGAACGGGAGGAATAAATGATGGATAAAGAGTTAGAAACAATTCAAGAGACTGGGGTAGAAACTGTGCAAGAAATAGTAAAAGCACCTAAGAACAAAAACAAGTCAGGTAAACGCTTTTTATCAACAATCGGAGCCGGTGTCATCGGGTCAATGCTAACATTGGGAGTCGTGGTCAATACCGATCTTTTGCAAGCAAGCTCTGAAGGAAGAATACCCGCCACTTCAAATGTTGCTCCTTATAATGTGCAGCAAACAACCGTAAAAGATCCAACATCACTAGCAGATATGGTGGAGCAGGCATCCAGCGCGATCGTCGGGGTGGTCAATTACAAAACTGCCGGTAATCGCTTCGCACAAAATACAGAGGCTGTGAATAGTGGAACAGGCTCAGGCGTCATTTACAAAATCGTCGACAATAAAGCCTATATCGTCACAAACAATCATGTCATTGAAGGAGCTGAAAAGCTGGAAGTTTCTTTAGAAAGTGGAGAAAAGACAACGGCAGAATTAGTGGGTAAAGATGCACTAAGCGATTTGGCTGTACTTACAATCGACGCAAAATATGCCAAATCAGTCCTCGAGTTCGGTAACTCTGACCAGATACGCGCAGGCGATGCGGTCGTTGCCATCGGTAATCCACTCGGTCTTGATTTTTCTGGTACTGTGACGCAAGGGATTATCAGCGCAGTCGATCGGTCCATTAACGTCAATACATCTGCCGGCGAATGGGAAATGAACGTCATTCAAACAGACGCGGCCATTAACCCTGGGAATAGCGGTGGAGCACTACTGAATTCAGCTGGACAAGTCATCGGCATTAACAGCTTGAAAATTTCCGAAAGTGGTGTTGAAGGACTCGGCTTTGCGATTCCAAGTAACGAAGTTATTCCACTGATTGAAGAAATGACAATACACGGACAAGTGGAACGCCCGTACATCGGTATCGGGCTTGCAGATCTTTCACAAGTGCCGCCTATGTATTTGCAAAATATTCCACAAGAAGTGAAAGGCGGCGTTATGGTCGCAAATGTCGATCCATCATCAGCTGCTGGAAAAGCTGGATTGTTGGCAGAGGACGTCATTACCGCCATTAACAGCACAGACATTACAAGCTCAACAGAACTACGCAAGTTTTTATATTCTCAACTCAAAGTTGGCGATATCGCTACATTTACGATTTATCGCGGTGCGGAATTAAAAACAATTGAAGTTACACTGACGAGTAATAAAACAACAACTGAATAATCACTTAGCAAAGACCTTTGCCACCGAAGCAAAGGTCTTTCTAGTTGCATATTTCCAATTTCCGATTTACCTTGAAAGTACCTACTATAAAATGAGAGGAGATGCAGCCCATTGAAAATTCTAGTAATTGAAGATAACGAAAGCGTTTCTTCAATGATTGAACTCTTTTTCTCAAAGGAAGGCATCGAAGGAGAATTCGTCAAAGACGGTCTCAAAGGCTATCGCCGTGCAAGTGAGGAGCATTGGGACTGCCTAATTGTCGATTGGATGCTGCCAGGAATGGATGGCGTGTCCATTTGCCGGAAGCTAAGGCAAGAAAAATATGCAGGTCCGATTATTATGCTCACCGCGAAAGATAGCGAATCAGACCAAGTACTCGGGCTTGAAATGGGTGCAGACGACTATGTCACAAAACCATTTAGCCCACTCGCTCTGATGGCGCGCATTAAAGCCGTGACACGCAGGTATTCCTCACAACAAGTGGACGTGCCGGAAGAAGGCATCATTGAAACCATTCATTTTAAAATCAATCACAATACACGCGAGGTAATGTTAGACAACAAGCCCGTCCTCAATTTAACACCAAAAGAATTCGATTTACTGTCCCATTTCGCCCAGCATCCAAAACAAGTCTTTTCTCGTGAGCAATTATTAGACAATGTCTGGGGCTATGATTTCTATGGCGATGACCGCACCGTAGACGTTCACATCAAGCGACTCCGTACGAAAATTGCAACAGACGAGCAACCGTTTTTCCACACTGTCTGGGGCGTTGGCTATCGATTTGATGAAACAATAGGTGAATCCAAATGAAAGTTAAATATCTATACCAGCAATTAGCCAGTCACGTAAGCGTCATCCTCATCGCCTTTTTAATATTGAGTTTGCTGTTCTCTCATTATATCGAGCAATTTGTCTATGATAATAAAACCGAAGAACTCGCGACTTATGGACAAACTATCTTACGCGACCTTGATCGCAATCCTCGTAACTCAACAAGCACCTTGCAAGCCTATGAACATGTGCTAAACGGTCGTGATATTCAATACATTTTATTCGACGAGCAATCCGCTATCATTTATTCTACCGAACTAAAAGCACCAGTCATTGGGCTGTTGAGTGAGGAAGAGTGGCAGGAGATTAAAAACGGCAAAACCGTTACGGTCAAACAAGACTTTAAACGCTTCAACGAAGCCGTTACATTTGTCCTGCTTCCCTACGTCCAAAACAATCAATTTGTTGGCGGCATCCTGTTGACTTCTCCCATTAAAGGCTCACGGGAAGTCATTACTCAAATGAATACCTATCTGTTATTTACAATGGTGCTCGCACTAGCGGTCGCATTATTACTCAGCTGGATTTTATCGAATTTCCACGGTAAACGTATCAAACGACTTCGAGAAGCTACTTCGATTGTTGCACAAGGGGATTACTCTGTACGTATCCCATCCGCTAATGTCGATGAGATCGGTGAACTTGCTGATGACTTCAACAAAATGGTGGAGAAATTGAATGTGTCCATGGAGGAAATCGAAAGCCTGGAAAATCGACGACGCCAGTTCATGGCGGATGTTTCCCATGAGCTACGAACGCCACTAACAACCATTCGTGGCATCATCGAAGGTATGAGAAATGACATGATTTCTGAAACAGAAAAAGAAAAAGGTTTCCAGCTTGCCAGTAACGAAACAATGCGACTCATTCGTCTCGTTAATGAAAACCTGGATTACGAAAAAATTCGTTCCAACCAAATTACACTGCTTAAACAAGATATCCAACTCGTTGAACTACTAGAAATTATTAAAGATCAGCTTGAAGGTGTTGCAGCTGAACAGCAGAATACGATTATCGTTGACGTAAATCCGACTGTGACTGTGCATGCTGATTATGATCGGCTCACCCAGATTTTGATTAACATCACGAAAAACAGTATTCAATTTACCGACAATGGATCTATCTTTTTGCGCGGCTATGTGCAAGATGATATGACTATTATTGAAATTGAAGACACCGGCATCGGCATTGATCCAGAAAATGTTGAAAAAATATGGGGACGCTTTTATAAAGCGATTGTTTCGCGGACTACGAATCCATATGGAGAGTTCGGACTCGGCCTATCAATCGTTAAACAGCTCGTCACCATGCATAACGGAACGATTGAAGTGACCAGTGAGCAAGGAAAAGGCACCAAATTTACGATTTTACTACCGAACTAGACTCCTCCGTAATAATTTGTTCATATTTTCGATGTACCATGAAGGTAATCAATGATTTTGGAGGAGAATACATGACTAAAAAATGGCTATACCCGCTAGTAATTGCTGTCATCCTTGTGATAGTAACCGGGTGTTCACAAGGAAATGAAGAAATCGTAGCAAAAGTGGGCGATGAAAAAATCACCAAAGAGGAATTGTACGACACGCTTGTCAAAGCTTCTGGACAACAAGCTCTTGATATAATGATTGAGGATAAAGTCATTGCAATGGAATTGAAAAAGGAAAAAGTGACCGTTTCTGACGAAGAAGTAGAGGCAGAGCTTGCAACGCAAATTGAAAGTGTCGGTGGAGAGGAAGCCTTTGCCGCTGCGTTAGAGCAAGGCGGTATCACCGAAAAGGAGTTCAAAGACAGTATTACTGAATATTTATCTATCCGAGAAGTGGTTGAACCACGCATCGACATAACAGACGAGGACACTAAAGCTTATTTCGATGAAAACAAGGAATCTCTTAGTACAGAGGATCAGGTTGAAGCCAGTCATATTTTAGTTGAGGATGAAGCAACAGCAAAAGAAATTGCCAAAAAGTTAGCGAATGGCGAGGATTTTGCAACGCTAGCAAAAGAGCACTCAACGGATACAGGTAGCGCAGAAAAAGGTGGAGAATTAGGCTACTTCAGCCATGGTAAAATGGTTGCCGAATTTGAAGAAGAAGCATTTTCAATGGAGATTGATGCGATCAGTGAGCCTGTGAAAACAGAACATGGCTACCATATCATTCACGTCACCGATAAAAAGGCGGCGAAAGAGGCTGTTTATGAAGACAGTAAAGAAGACATTGAAAAACTGTTACTCGAAGAACAAATGCAAACAGCCTATACCGATTGGATGGATGAAGCAAAAGAGAAATATGATATTGAAAACTCTTTGCTAGGGAAATAAAGGATGAGAAAAACGGAAAAGCTGAAATGGCTTTTCCGTTTTTTCATCATTTATTCAACACAAATCGAATC
Proteins encoded:
- a CDS encoding response regulator transcription factor; this encodes MKILVIEDNESVSSMIELFFSKEGIEGEFVKDGLKGYRRASEEHWDCLIVDWMLPGMDGVSICRKLRQEKYAGPIIMLTAKDSESDQVLGLEMGADDYVTKPFSPLALMARIKAVTRRYSSQQVDVPEEGIIETIHFKINHNTREVMLDNKPVLNLTPKEFDLLSHFAQHPKQVFSREQLLDNVWGYDFYGDDRTVDVHIKRLRTKIATDEQPFFHTVWGVGYRFDETIGESK
- a CDS encoding HAMP domain-containing sensor histidine kinase; the encoded protein is MKVKYLYQQLASHVSVILIAFLILSLLFSHYIEQFVYDNKTEELATYGQTILRDLDRNPRNSTSTLQAYEHVLNGRDIQYILFDEQSAIIYSTELKAPVIGLLSEEEWQEIKNGKTVTVKQDFKRFNEAVTFVLLPYVQNNQFVGGILLTSPIKGSREVITQMNTYLLFTMVLALAVALLLSWILSNFHGKRIKRLREATSIVAQGDYSVRIPSANVDEIGELADDFNKMVEKLNVSMEEIESLENRRRQFMADVSHELRTPLTTIRGIIEGMRNDMISETEKEKGFQLASNETMRLIRLVNENLDYEKIRSNQITLLKQDIQLVELLEIIKDQLEGVAAEQQNTIIVDVNPTVTVHADYDRLTQILINITKNSIQFTDNGSIFLRGYVQDDMTIIEIEDTGIGIDPENVEKIWGRFYKAIVSRTTNPYGEFGLGLSIVKQLVTMHNGTIEVTSEQGKGTKFTILLPN
- a CDS encoding peptidylprolyl isomerase; translated protein: MTKKWLYPLVIAVILVIVTGCSQGNEEIVAKVGDEKITKEELYDTLVKASGQQALDIMIEDKVIAMELKKEKVTVSDEEVEAELATQIESVGGEEAFAAALEQGGITEKEFKDSITEYLSIREVVEPRIDITDEDTKAYFDENKESLSTEDQVEASHILVEDEATAKEIAKKLANGEDFATLAKEHSTDTGSAEKGGELGYFSHGKMVAEFEEEAFSMEIDAISEPVKTEHGYHIIHVTDKKAAKEAVYEDSKEDIEKLLLEEQMQTAYTDWMDEAKEKYDIENSLLGK
- a CDS encoding trypsin-like peptidase domain-containing protein, whose protein sequence is MMDKELETIQETGVETVQEIVKAPKNKNKSGKRFLSTIGAGVIGSMLTLGVVVNTDLLQASSEGRIPATSNVAPYNVQQTTVKDPTSLADMVEQASSAIVGVVNYKTAGNRFAQNTEAVNSGTGSGVIYKIVDNKAYIVTNNHVIEGAEKLEVSLESGEKTTAELVGKDALSDLAVLTIDAKYAKSVLEFGNSDQIRAGDAVVAIGNPLGLDFSGTVTQGIISAVDRSINVNTSAGEWEMNVIQTDAAINPGNSGGALLNSAGQVIGINSLKISESGVEGLGFAIPSNEVIPLIEEMTIHGQVERPYIGIGLADLSQVPPMYLQNIPQEVKGGVMVANVDPSSAAGKAGLLAEDVITAINSTDITSSTELRKFLYSQLKVGDIATFTIYRGAELKTIEVTLTSNKTTTE
- the adh gene encoding aldehyde dehydrogenase, giving the protein MVQTVENPVYAFPNTEGAKVNFKERYENFIGGKWTAPVNGQYFDNPTPVTGKVFTQVARSTAEDIELALDAAHAAKDAWGKTSVTERSNILLKIADRMEQNLEMLAVAETWENGKAVRETLNADLPLAIDHFRYFASAIRAQEGGVSQIDNDTVAYHFHEPIGVVGQIIPWNFPILMAVWKLAPALAAGNCVVLKPAEQTPASILVLVELIEDLLPAGVLNIVNGFGLEAGKPLASSSRIGKIAFTGETTTGRLIMQYASQTAIPVTLELGGKSPNIFFEDVMDQDDAFLDKAVEGFVMFALNQGEVCTCPSRALIQESIYDKFMERALERVKAIKVGNPLDPTVMMGAQASTEQLEKILSYLDIGKQEGAECLIGGEQNHLEGDLEGGYYVKPTVFKGNNKMRIFQEEIFGPVVSVTTFKTKEEALEIANDTLYGLGSGVWTRDMNTAYRFGRGIQAGRVWTNCYHAYPAHAAFGGYKASGVGRENHLMMLNHYQQTKNMLVSYNENKQGFF